One Carettochelys insculpta isolate YL-2023 chromosome 15, ASM3395843v1, whole genome shotgun sequence DNA window includes the following coding sequences:
- the NEURL1B gene encoding E3 ubiquitin-protein ligase NEURL1B — MGNTAHKSLPDTSHQARSLSSRPHYTLPNSSQERRSVLAIAEPPRFHSQAKGKNVRLDAHSRKATRRNSFCNGVTFTNRPIHLYEKVRLKLVAVHHGWSGALRFGFTTHDPSQMSSDDIPKYACPDLVTRPGYWAKALPERFALRDNILAFWVDRHGRVFYSINDEEPILFHCGIKVSGPLWALIDVYGITHEVQILDSTFAETMTSAHLSSTRLSTCLPQSSHDSANFNNNELENNQVVAKIANLNLSRVPGLSMDNHIIPCCPNRRQRAPGVPAFLDTDLHFHPTRGPDVTFSQDRTVACTNWQESNRTLVFSDRPLHIGESLFVEIGHLGLPYHGALSFGITSCDPGTLRTNELPADPDFLLDRKEYWVVYRAFPALSSGDILTFVVLPSGEVHHGMNGVSRGMLMCVDTSQSLWVFFTIHGVINQLKILGTVQSSPVTVSPSGSPGGSQYDSDSDMAFSVNRSSSASESSLVTAPSSPLSPPVSPVFPPPEPLCSKNGECTVCFDSEVDTVIYTCGHMCLCNTCGLKLKKQLNACCPICRRVIKDVIKIYRP, encoded by the exons ACACAAGTCACCAGGCTCGCTCTCTGTCCAGCAGACCTCACTATACGTTGCCCAACAGCAGCCAGGAGAGACGCTCTGTCCTCGCCATCGCTGAGCCCCCGCGTTTCCACTCCCAAGCCAAGGGCAAGAATGTCCGTCTGGACGCCCACTCCCGCAAGGCCACCCGGAGGAATAGCTTCTGCAATGGGGTCACTTTCACCAACCGGCCCATCCACCTCTATGAGAAGGTGCGGCTCAAACTTGTGGCCGTGCACCATGGGTGGAGTGGGGCACTGCGCTTTGGCTTCACCACCCACGACCCATCACAGATGAGCTCTGATGACATACCAAAGTATGCCTGCCCCGACTTGGTGACTCGCCCTGGATACTGGGCGAAAGCTTTGCCAGAGAGGTTCGCACTGAGGGACAATATCCTGGCATTCTGGGTCGACCGCCATGGGAGAGTCTTCTATAGCATTAACGATGAGGAGCCAATATTGTTTCACTGTGGCATTAAAGTCTCTGGGCCTCTCTGGGCACTGATAGATGTCTATGGAATTACTCATGAGGTGCAGATACTAG ATAGCACGTTTGCAGAGACCATGACCTCCGCCCACCTGAGTAGTACACGACTGAGCACTTGCCTTCCTCAAAGCAGTCACGATTCTGCTAACTTCAATAACAACGAACTGGAGAACAACCAGGTGGTGGCCAAAATTGCTAACCTCAATTTGAGCCGGGTGCCGGGGCTTTCGATGGATAACCACATAATCCCCTGCTGCCCAAACAGGCGGCAACGTGCCCCGGGTGTGCCTGCCTTCCTGGATACGGATCTGCATTTCCATCCCACCCGCGGGCCTGATGTCACCTTCTCTCAGGACCGCACAGTGGCATGCACCAATTGGCAAGAAAGCAATAGGACTTTGGTGTTTTCTGACCGACCTTTGCACATTGGAGAGAGCCTCTTTGTGGAAATAGGACACTTGGGGCTGCCATATCATGGAGCCCTTTCGTTTGGCATCACTTCTTGTGATCCAGGTACTTTACGGACAAATGAGCTCCCAGCAGATCCCGATTTTCTCTTGGACCGCAAGGAGTACTGGGTCGTTTACCGAGCATTCCCAGCCCTCAGCAGTGGTGACATCCTCACCTTTGTGGTCTTGCCGAGCGGAGAAGTGCATCATGGGATGAACGGTGTCAGCCGAGGGATGCTCATGTGTGTGGACACCTCGCAGTCTCTGTGGGTGTTTTTCACAATCCATGGTGTAATCAACCAGCTCAAAATATTAG GCActgtccagtccagtccagtaaCTGTCTCTCCCTCAGGATCCCCTGGAGGCTCACAGTATGACAGTGACTCCGATATGGCCTTCAGCGTGAACAGGTCCTCGTCTGCTTCGGAGTCATCGCTAG TGACCGCTCCAAGTTCCCCGCTGAGTCCCCCGGTCTCCCCTGtcttccctcctccagagcccttGTGCAGCAAGAATGGGGAGTGCACTGTCTGCTTCGACAGTGAGGTGGACACTGTGATCTACACCTGCGGACACATGTGCCTGTGCAACACCTGTGGTCTTAAGCTGAAGAAGCAACTCAATGCGTGCTGCCCAATCTGCCGGCGAGTCATCAAAGATGTGATTAAAATATACCGCCCCTGA